The Scomber scombrus chromosome 22, fScoSco1.1, whole genome shotgun sequence genome has a window encoding:
- the mettl25 gene encoding methyltransferase-like protein 25 — protein MTSSSCSLEEIQRRIDEVMRFLSATLSIANAHTVEFYTHDVWKRFMAVPPEEVLSAFSSCSDHQREPEVRGKGYHEQSSTTFGFCNDSNRLVDTHALLQAAKAHSLPGLGVCMSRDELLQALRHSRFESGNPPAELGAELEPEEFMNSKKSHEVQSMSVVVACLAKRCGVKQVIDIGSGKGYLSSFLSLQHGLQVYGIDSSSTNTHGAQERNRKLKKFSRVYQKHKKTMRAQGETTQSLQEELTEIKSDDVLYGAGAKSVSQEEEERGRPPALINSSDVDPAVERHSEPNPEAEELFLSALSVDVIQPTSPRVSPSHLSTEERERRKRENLERKAKNRSNSASIEFSPLTSYVTAETELRELINELEDAVMVGLHTCGDLAPSTLRMFVAKPELAAVCSVGCCYHLLTEEFDPAGQECLHGVCGFPLSQYLRNLSCFCGRNARMSACLALERVSLGQGIQMESLFYRAVLHVILRDHYSCFKSEKRVGNVYSKSKSFVDYVRRALRRLDLDESKLSDCDIQDYHDTHRPRMTEMHAFNLLKVTLAPCIEGLILLDRLCYLKEQEDQSFSALVQLFDPLLSPRCYAVLGLKSCGDRTTS, from the exons ATGacatcctcctcctgcagcctcGAAGAAATTCAGCGACGAATAGATGAAGTCATGCGGTTTCTGTCAGCAACACTGAGCATCGCAAACGCTCACACTGTGGAGTTTTACACTCACGACGTGTGGAAACGCTTCATGGCTGTGCCACCAGAGGAGGTCCTGTCAGCCTTCAGCTCATGTAGTGACCACCAGAGGGAGCCAGAGGTCAGAGGAAAAGGTTATCACG AGCAATCCAGCACCACATTTGGGTTTTGCAATGATTCAAATCGGCTGGTCGATACCCATGCACTGTTGCAGGCAGCCAAGGCCCACTCTCTCCCTGGCCTGGGAGTCTGTATGAGCAGGGATGAACTACTGCAGGCCCTCAGACATAGCAGGTTTGAGTCTGGCAATCCACCAGCAGAGTTAG GTGCTGAGTTGGAGCCAGAGGAGTTTATGAACTCCAAGAAATCCCATGAGGTCCAGTCCATGTCTGTGGTGGTTGCTTGTCTGGCCAAGCGCTGTGGAGTCAAACAG GTGATAGATATTGGTTCAGGGAAGGGCTACCTGAGTTCCTTCCTGTCCCTGCAGCACGGCCTTCAGGTCTATGGCATCGACTCCTCCAGCACCAACACCCATGGAGCCCAAGAGAGGAACAGGAAGCTCAAGAAGTTCTCCAGGGTGTACCAGAAACATAAGAAGACCATGAGGGCACAGGGAGAGACCACACAATCACTTCAGGAAGAGttaacagaaataaaatctGATGATGTTTTATATGGTGCTGGAGCAAAAAGTGTGTcacaagaagaggaggagagggggcgACCACCAGCATTAATCAACTCATCTGATGTTGACCCTGCTGTGGAAAGGCATTCAGAGCCAAACCCAGAAGCGGAGGAGCTCTTTCTTAGCGCCTTATCAGTGGATGTAATACAGCCTACATCTCCCAGAGTTTCCCCCAGCCATCTGAGTACTgaggagagggaaaggaggaagagggaaaacCTGGAGAGGAAGGCTAAGAACAGAAGCAACAGCGCCAGCATTGAGTTTTCACCCCTCACATCTTACGTTACTGCGGAAACTGAGCTCCGAGAACTCATCAATGAGCTGGAG GATGCGGTCATGGTCGGACTGCACACATGTGGCGACTTGGCTCCCAGCACCCTGAGGATGTTTGTGGCAAAACCAGAGCTGGCTGCAGTCTGCAGCGTGGGCTGCTGCTATCACCTGCTGACTGAAGAGTTTGACCCAGCCGGACAGG AGTGTTTGCATGGTGTGTGTGGTTTCCCTCTGAGTCAGTACCTCCGCAACCTCTCCTGCTTCTGCGGCAGAAACGCCAGAATGTCTGCGTGTTTG gcattgGAGAGAGTTTCACTTGGCCAAGGG attCAGATGGAGTCTTTGTTCTACCGAGCAGTCCTTCATGTTATTCTGAGGGATCACTACAGCTGCTTTAAGAG TGAGAAGCGAGTGGGGAACGTCTACTCCAAGAGTAAATCATTCGTGGACTATGTCCGTCGGGCTCTGCGCAGACTGGATCTGGATGAATCTAAG cTTTCTGACTGTGATATCCAGGATTACCATGACACACACAGGCCACGAATGACCGAGATGCACGCCTTTAATCTG TTGAAGGTGACTTTGGCTCCCTGCATTGAAGGTCTGATTCTTCTAGATCGTCTATGCTACCTGAAAGAACAG GAGGACCAATCATTCTCTGCACTGGTGCAGCTCTTTGATCCGCTGCTGTCACCGAGATGCTACGCTGTCCTTGGACTGAAGAGTTGTGGAGATAGAACTACAAGCTGa